Genomic segment of Mycobacterium botniense:
CGGGACCAGGTCCTCGAGCGGGCGGGGATGGGCGAGCGAGAAATGGACCTGATTGCTGATCACCGGCCGCCCCAGCGCAGCGTCGGCCTTCTGCCACCGCGCCAGCGAATAGTTCGAGACACCGGCCGCCCCGATGGCCCCGCTGTCGAGCAGGTCACGCATCCCCGGCATGATCACCGAATCGGGGACGACCGGGTTGGGCTGGTGGATCTGGTAGAGCGGGATGCGCTGCAGCCCCAGACGCCGCGCGCTGGCGCGCTCGCGCTGTTTGATCACCGGCGGGAACGGGGCGACCGGCATGATCTTGCTGGCCACCACGACCTCGGTGCGCTTGTCGCCGAGCGCTTCGCCGAGGATGCGCTCGCTTTTGCCCAGCCCGTAGATCTCGGCGGTGTCGAACAGCGTGACCCCCAAGGCGAGAGCGCGCTGAACGATATCCCGGGCGGCGCCGGAGGCGTACCGGTCCCCATAGCCCCATTCGATTGACCCGAACTGCCAGGTGCCCAGCCCGATCCGGCTGACTTTTCCGATTCCCTCGACGTCGAGATATTTCATAGATCCACCGTACTGAGATCACCGAGAACACCCAACGTTATCGGTCGATACGCTGTGCCTGCAGCCGGCTCGTGACAAGAAAGGGCGGATATGTCAAGGAGCGTGGTGATCGGCGCCTCGAGCGGGCTGGGGCGCTGCATAGGGGTGGGTCTGGCGCAGCGTGGCGATCAGGTCGCGCTCATGGCCCGCCGCCGGGAGCGTCTCGAGACCGCGGCGACAGAAGCCGGGCCGGGCGCCGTCGCCATCGAATGCGATGTCACCGACGAGGCGTCGTGCCGCTCGGCCATCGGCGACGCGGCCGCCGCGCTGGGCGGTATCGACAACCTGATCTACACACCGGCCATCAGCCCGCTGGTCCGGCTGGTCGACACCGACGCTGATACGTGGCGGCGGGTCTTCGACACCAACATCATCGGCGCAGCGCTGGCGACGGCGGCGGCGGTGCCCCATTTGAGGGAGTCGGCGGGCAAAGCGGTGTATCTTTCCTCCGTCGCAGGCACTTTCGGCCCGCCCTGGCCGGGGCTGGGCGCCTACGGTGTCAGCAAAGCGGCGCTCGAACGGCTCGTCGAGGCGTGGCGCGCCGAACACCCGGACATCGGCTTCACGTGTCTGATCGTGGGGGAGTGCGCCGGCGGTGAAGACGACGCCCGAACCGGCATGGGCACCGGCTGGGATCGCCAGCTCGCCGAGCAGACCTACCCGCTGTGGTTATCGCGCGGCTGCATGCCCGGCAAGTTGATGCCCGTCGAGGACCTTATCGAGGTGGTGCACACCATCCTGCGCACCGACGCGGCCACGTCGATGCCGGTCGTCGTGGCGCGGGGCGCCCCGGCGGGCTCCGGCGAAATCCTGCGCAGCGGCCGGTCATAACCACGGGCATCTCGGTGAGCCGTTAACCCCGCACGACAGGACGCCTCGTTTTCTTATGATCTGGGTATGCGCCCCGGTGGGCTGAACACCATGGGCTCGCCGGCATTCACCGACGAGGACTCGGCGCGGTATCGCGCCGCCGGATGGTGGTCGGATGTGACGCTGTCGGATGCGGTGCGCCGCAACGCCGAGCAGTCACCTGGTCGCGCCGCCTATGTCGATCACCCCGGCATTTCGCTGACCTGGCGTGTATTCGACTGTGCAGCAAGCGATTTAGCGGAGCAGCTCATTGGGGTCGGGGTATCGCGGGGTGATCGGGTTGCGGTGTGGCATGGTGACTCGGCTGCCATCCACGTGCTGTTGGTGGCGATCGAACGCTGCGGGGCTGTCGTCGTCGGCGTCGGCGCCCGGGCCGGCAGCCGAGAGGTCGCGGCGATACTGCGCACTGCACAGCCGAAGTTTCTGGTCAGCGACCGAGCGCGCAGCGCAGCTGCACGGCAGGCCGCCGCGGCAGTGACCGCCGGATTCCCGGTGCTGGTGCTGGGCTCGGGCAGTGACGCGGGCGAGCTGTGCGTGCACATCGACGCCGCGCCCACCGCGCTGGGCGCCGAGCGGCCCCTTGGCCCCGACGACGTTTTCCTCATCAATTCCACCTCCGGGACCACGGGACTGCCCAAGTGGGTTGTGCACACCCAAAACCGCTGGTACTACTTTCATCAGAAGGCCGTGGCCAACGGGCTGCTGACGGCGGACGACATCTTCCTGCCCGTCATCCCCACGCCTTTCGGTTTCGGGATCTGGACCAGCCATACGACGCCGATCTACCTGGGCGCCACTGCGGTAATCCTCGAGCGTTTCACGACAAAGACGACATATGAGGCGATCGCGCAGCACAAGGTCACCGTATTGTGCTGTGTGAGTACGCAATTGACGATGCTGATGGCTGACCGCTCCCGTCTGGATTACGATCTGAGCTCGTTGCGTGTCGTCTTCGCCGGCGGGGAGGCATTGCCGTATCGGCCGGCCGCCGAGTTTGAAGAGCTCACCGGCGCCAAGATCCTGCAGTTCTATGGTTCGAATGAAACCGGGCTGCTCAGCGCCACCACGGTCGATGACTCGCGGCACCGCCGGCTGCGCACCAGCGGCCGGATCGTGCCCGAAATGGCGGTCCGGCTCTTCGACGGCGATCGCGATGTCACCGCAACCGGGCACGGTCAGCCCGCGTGCCGCGGCCCGGCGACCAGCCTGGGCTATTTGGGCGGCACCGACCACGACAAGCTGTTCACCCGCGACGGGTGGATGCGCATGGGCGACATCTGCCAGATCGACGCGGACGGGTATCTGACCGTCACCGGGCGAACATCGGATTTCATTCTGCGCGGCGGCAAGAACATCAGCGCCAGCGAGGTCGAGGACGCGGTCATGGCCCACTCGTCGATCGCGGTCGCGGCAGCGGTCGCAATGCCCGACCCGGTGTTCGGTGAAAAGGTCTGCGTCTACATCGAACTCGCTGATTCCCAGACGGTCGAGTTGCCCCAGCTCGTCGAGCATCTGGTGGCACTGGGAGTTTCCAAGGAATTGCTGCCCGAACGGCTCATCGTGATGGACGAACTGCCGCGATCATCCGGGGGCAAGATCGCCAAAAGTCAGCTCCGCGAGGATATTCGCGCCAGGATGGAGGCCAAGCATGAATGCACCTAACGCGCGCCCGGGTGGCCTGGAGGTGTGGGCACCCTCAGTGATGCCCCCGATCGGGGTCGAGCTGTCTCATGAGCAAGCACTGGCAGTGGCCTTCCGTCACCTCGCCGCCATCGGGTTCGCCGAGAACATGGCCGGGCACATCACCTGGCAGCTCGACGGGCAAACGGACATGCTGGTCAATCCGTGGGGGCTGTGGTGGGCGGAACTCACCGCCTCCGATATCTGCGTGGTGGACCAAGATGCGCAAGTGATCCGCGGCCGGTGGGACGTCACGCCGGCGATCCACATCCATACCGAACTGCACCGGGTCCGCCAGGATGCCCGGGTGGTCATTCACAACCACCCCTACTACGTGTGTGTGCTCGCCGCACTGGGCCGGCTGCCCGAACTCGTGCATCAAACCGGTTCGCTGTTCGTGGATGACCTGCGCCTAATCGACACCTACGACGGCGAAATCGACAGCCCCACCCGCGCAGCGGATCTCGCGGCGCGGATCGGGAACGCCAATCTGACGATCCTGGCCAACCACGGCGTCATCGCAACGGGTCGCACCCTGGCCGAAGCCGTGTACCGGGCAGCATCGATCGAGCGGGTATGCAAGCTGGCCTACGACGTCATGCTCACCGGCCAGAAGCCAGTGACGATGAAATGGTCCGACATGGCGGGCATGAAAGCATCGCTGATCGAACGGGCCGCTGAAGTGTACTGGGCGGGGGCAGCGCGGATGACCATCAAAGCCGATCCTGATGTGCTGTCCTGAGTACGCCAAACATCGCATCTCGCAAGGAGATTGCCGACCATGAAATCGATCGACGAGCTGGCCGCTAGCCCCAACTTCACCACCGCCAAGACCGGCACGGACCGTTCGGTCACGTTTTTGCCCGACCCGCCGCGGGCGAAACGGCGTTATACGCTGATCTCGGTGGACGATCACATCGTCGAACCCCCGGATACCTTCACCGGACGGGTTCCGCGGAAGTTCGCCGATCGCGCTCCCAAAGTCGTCGACACTGACGACGGCAGACAGACCTGGGTTTATGACGGCCAGAAACTGCCCAACGTCGGGTTCAACGCCGTGGTCGGGCGGCCGGTGTCAGAGTATGGTTTCGAGCCGGTCCGGTTCGATGAAATACGCAGGGGTGCATGGGATATCCATGAGCGTATCAACGATATGGACCTCAACGGTGTGTATGCGTCGCTTAACTTTCCGTCTTTCCTGCCCGGGTTCGCCGGCCAGCGGCTGCAGCAGGTGACTAACGATCGTGATCTGGCGTTGGCCTGCGTCCGGGCATGGAACGACTGGCACCTCGAGGTGTGGGCGGGGTCATACCCCGAACGGATCATCCCCTGCCAGTTGCCATGGCTGCTTGACCCTGAGCTCGGCGCTCAGATGATCTACCAGAACGCTGAGCGTGGATTTCACGCCGTCACGTTCAGCGAGAATCCGGCGATGCTGGGATTGCCGAGTATTCACTCGGGTCACTGGGATCCGATGATGGCCGCTTGCGCCGAAACCGGCACCGTCGTCAACCTGCATATCGGATCATCTGGTTCCTCACCGTCCACCACCGAAGACGCCCCTCCGGATGTGCCGGGTGTGCTGTTTTTCGCCTATGCCATTTCGGCGGCGGTCGACTGGCTGTACTCCGGGCTTCCCAGCAGGTTCCCCGACCTCAAGATCTGTCTGTCCGAAGGCGGTATCGGCTGGGTGGCCGGGCTGCTGGATCGGCTGGACCACATGCTCAGCTATCACGCGATGTACGGCACCTGGGCGGCGCTGGGTGAGAGTTTAACCCCCGCAGAGGTTTTCCTGCGCAACTTCTGGTTTTGCGCAGTGGAGGACAAATCATCCTTCGTGCAGTATGACCGGATTGGCGCGGACAACATCATGGTGGAATCCGACTATCCGCATTGCGACTCAACCTGGCCGCACACCCAGCAAAAGATCCACGAGCAAATTGGCGGGCTTCCCCAGGATGTGATTCGCAAAATCAGCTGGGAGAACGCGTCGCGGTTGTATGGCCACCCGGTTCCGCCCGATATCCAACGGGATCCCGAGGCTTTCTGAGATCGCGAAAGCGACAGTGGTGCGGCCTCGCTAGACCGAGTCCGGGTTCGAATCCGGCGTTGACTTGGCTCGGCGTGGTGCGGCCGTTTGCGGTGCTGATCGACGAACGCTTCGTTGCCGCCTTCGAGTTAGTGTCATCGTCAGCGCGGCCGGCGTGAACACTCCGCGACCACCCGAGGCGATATGTGCCTCGACCTGGACGTGTCGTTGGATGCGGCTGCGCTGGCCGGAGCGGCGCCTAAGGCATCCGGCCTGCACTTTGTGCCCTGGCACGGATCCGAGGCAGAATCGAGCGATGAAGCCAGCCGGTGTCCACCATGTCGCAATCTGCGTCGCCGATGCGCAGAAAGGTCTCGCCTTTTATCGCGACGTGCTCGGCATGACACAGCTGCCGCGCCCCGATCTCGGCCCCGGGTACTGGCTTGACGCCGGCGGCCAACAGGTGCACCTCATGGAGTCCGCCACCCCGCCGCCCGGTGCGGCCCACTTCGCGATCCGCGTCGACGACCTCGAAGCCGCCGTCGCCGACCTGCAGGAGCAGGGCGTCGAGGTCCAACGGGTTCCATTCATCCCCGGCGCCGGGTATCAGGCCTTCCTGCACGATCCGTTCGGCAACGTCGTTGAGCTGAACCAGCCGGAATAGCGTGCACATATCTCACCGATGACGATCGTTCACAGGCGGTGAGCGACAACGCACGGGACCCCGTGCGACCCTGCCGGTGAAAGCTCGCCCGGAACCCCTCGACCCGGGCGAGCAGCCGACGCGGGTTAGCTGGCCACGCCGTATGCGGCCAGGACGTTCTCACCGAGAAAGCCGGCCCGGTGCTCGGCAGGCAGCTGCGCCACCGTCTTCTCCAGCTCGGGAACGTAATCGGGGATGTGGTCGGGATGAGGAAAATCCGAAGCCCAGAAGAACCTGTCGTAACCCAGCTCCGCCATGACCGCCGCCAGCGTCGGCTCGTCGGGATCGGCCGAGACGAAACACTGCCGGGCAAAGTAGGTGCTCGGCAGGTCCCGGAGCTTTTGGCGCACCACGAAACCCTGCGGAGAGCGATACACCGAGTCCATCCGCTCCAGCCAAAATGGCAGCCAGGTGGCGCCGGCCTCCAGCAGGACGATCCGCAGGTCGGGGAATCTGTCGAAGGTGCCGAACTGGAACAGCGAGGTGAAGGCGTGGCGCACGCCGTCGGAGGCGACGACATTGTTGAAGAAGGTGTACTCGATGCTGGTCATCTGGCCGTAGCGTCCCGGGGCGGCCCATTTCGGTTCGAATGAGGGGTGAATGCCGATCGGGACACCGAGTTCCTGGGCGGTCGCGAAGACGATGTCGTGATCGGGGTGCCCCAGCGGTTTGCGGGTCATGGTGAATGGGGGGGTCCAGCCTCCGATGCAACCGGCTGCCACCGCCCGGCGCAGCTCCTGCGCCGCCGCCTGAGGGTCACCGAGCGAGAGCTGGGCCACCGGCAGGAGCCGACCGCCGGAGTCGGCGCAAAAGTCGACGATGAAGCGGTTGTAGGCGCGCAGATAGGCCTGGGTCAGCGGCTCGTCATCGACCTCGGCCACCCACAGCACGCCCAGGGTCGGGTAGAGCAGGACCCGTTCCAGATTCTCCAGCTGCAGGCGAGCGACGCGTTCGGCGGGATCCATGGCCCCGAATGGGGCGTTGTCCACATAGGCAAGACCAGTCGGCCGCCGCGGGTGGAAAAGGCCGCCGTTGAGGTCCATGTTGCCGACGCCCGCCGGCATGCCCCGGCGCACGAGCTTGGAGGGGCGGCCGTCGATCTCGAGATATTCGAGGCCCTGGTCGTCCTTGCGGATGTGCATGGCGCGCGGCCGGAAGGCGGGGTCGAGATAGCGGTCCCACAAATCGGGAGGTTCGAGGAGGTGCCCGTCGGCGTCCACCGCCCCGGCCAGGCTCAGCCGGGGAAGATGCTCCGTGGTAGGGCGCAACCCCGCCGCCGCCCAGCGCGAGGTGTCCATTGCCATCCGGATGAGCGCGCTGGACGGGTCCAGAACTTGACTGCTCGACGTGGTCTCTTGCCCGGCCATGGTGAACCTCCATCCTGATTGATGCATCAATCAGCGTACGTTAGGTGGTTCATCCTGACCACGCCGACACCGTCGGGCCTCGAGCGCGTGGGCTGCCCACCCCAACAATCGCCCCGGCGCATTGGCCCGGCGACGGTTTCGCCGAGGTGTTCACGGCTCACGACAACCGCGTCACGACAGGCGGCCAGTTCTTCCCGAATGGGCGGGGCGTCGCGGTGAACGGCGGCTACCAGCTCAGTGGGTCGTGGAGTTTCGGCTCAGGCATCGGACATTCGCAATACATCGCTGCGGGGTTTTCGCCGAGGGACAACGGCGAAATGCGCTGGGTCAGCGAGGGTGTCCCGTGTTAGGGGGACAGCCCCTGCTTGATGGCGGCGTCTTGTTTCCGACCGACATCGGTGACGAAATCGGTCGGTGCCGCGATGTCTTTGGGGCCATCGAATTCGAGCGTGACGAACGCCCTGCCCTCGGTGAACAGCAATGTCGTCACTCCCTGACTTCCATTCGGTGACTTGCCCGAAATGATCGTGCCGCCGGCGCCGACATTCGCCGCAACCGGTTTTCCGGCATCGACGAGCGGTGGCGCAGCTTTTGCCGCGGCGAGCGCACCGGCCGCAGCGGCGGGATCCGGCAGGATCAGGATGGTGTCGCGGATCACGTGGTCACCGTCCTGCTCGGTGAAAGTCATGGCCGCACCCTGCCGGCCATTCGGATTCTGAATCGGCGGACCCGCCGTAAAGGTTACCGGTGCGTTGATATCTGTGGCATGGATCAACAGCTTGGTGTAATCGGTCGCGGGGGCATTCGCGGATGTGGGCGCCGTGCCCCGGCTGGCGGCGCTCGGCGGCGTCGAGGCCGTTGTCGCAGTCGAGGGCTTCGAGCTACTGTGACAGCCGGCGGCCGAGAGCGCCAGCAGCGGGATCGCCACAGCGACTCCGGTGGTCGCCGACAGTGACGTCTTCATCGCCCGGTGCTCCTTCCAGCAAACTCGGTACCGACCTGACGTGGGTATCGCAGTGCGGCGGACGGCAACGATAGCTCGAATCCGAGTCACTCCAGCATCTTAGGCAAGTGAATCGGCTTGCCCACTGCCGCCGAACCAGCAACAGCGGTGACCAACGATTTCCGCGGCCTGCCCCCATGCTGCGATCGGCGCTGCAGGCTTCCTTTACGCTTTAGCTGATAACGGCGACCAAAGGAGACGCGGATGGCGTGGTTTCTCGCCCTCCAGGGCCCGGGCCACCTGCCCCACCAGTCGTTGGTCTACGAGCTTCAGGACTCGGCGGATGTGGACAAGATTTCGCAAGAGCTGGTCAGTTCGGCGACGCTGGACCGGGTCGTTCCCATCCCGGTCGTGCTGCCGCGCGGTAACCGTCGACATCAGAAGGTGACACTGTATGTGCGGCCCGCCGCCTGGGGCGTGTGGGCGTTCTACCAGCTTTCCGAGGAAGAACGACGTCAGCTCGTCAAGGAAAACCCGGTGCTCAACGCGCTCTCTCAGGCCGCCCAGCAGCGAGCACAGGCAAAGCCGACGGTACAGTTGCACCCGCTGACGGGTCAGGCCGGTTCCGACAACGTGGGTTCGTCGCCCACTCGGCCTTAAACCGTCCGGTGCGGTCGTTTTTTTCGCGTTTTTTCGCAGCAGGTCGCGTTTACAGTCCGCCCGGATCGTCGGGCACGTCAACGGCGTACCGGCGCAGCGCCTCCAAGGGCACCACGTCGAGGGTGCGCTCGTGGGTGGACGCCAGCACGATCGGGGCGGCGCAGCCGTCGAGGTGGGCGCGCAACCAGTTGCGCGCGGTGACGCACCAGCGGTCGCCAGGGGTCAGGCCGGGGAACCAGTACTCGGGCCGCGGTGTTGACAGGTCATTGCCGATGAGGCGCTGGTGTTCCAGGAACTCGGCCGTCACGACCGCGCAGATGGTGTGCAACCCGAGATCCTCGGGCCCGGTCGAGCAGCAGCCGTCGCGGTAAAAGCCGGTGGGCGGGTCGGTGCCGCAGGGTTGCAGGGGACCGCCCAGCACATTGCGATCAGCCACACCCCCAGTATCCGCCTCGCCACACACCGGGCGGTCACGGCAGACCAGTGCGGTCAGCCGGTGTCGGCAGGGTCGAGCAATCGCACCTCCTCCAGGTCCATCGCCGACTGCAACTCGCGCAGCACGATGTCGTCGATGAGGTTTCGGTCGCGAAGGTCGGTAACGGCGCGGCGCCGCTGTTCGAGCACGCCCAGACGCACCCGCCGGACCAGATCGCTGCGCTCGGCCATATCACTTCCCGTCGCGGTGCCAGCGCCGGCGGTGACGAGTGCTGCGTGCTCTTCATATTCTTTTCGCAGCCGGCTGAGTATTTCTTGGCTGACACCGACCTGGCGGGCGATCACCGGCAACGCGTCGAGGGCGGCCTCGGCGCTGCGGCGGCGCGCGAGCTGCAATTCGTCAGCGTGCGCGGTGTCGTCGGGCATCCGAGCCCAGCGCACGACGGCGGGCAGGGTGCTGCCCTGGACGAGGACCGTTACCAGGATGACCGCCGACACGACGAAGACAATCAGGTGACGATCCGGAAACGCGGCGCCGCTGCGGGTGCTCAGCGGAACGGCCAGCGCCGCAGCAAGCGACACCGCGCCGCGGAATCCGGCCCAGCTGAACACGAACCGTTCACGCCAGTTGGTGCCGCGAGTTGACTGCTCGGCGCGCCCGTCCACGGCGCGGATGAGTAGGGCGGTGATCTCCATCCAGGCGATCCGCGTCGCGATGATGACGCCGGTGACCGCCAGAGCTACTGCGGCGGCGCGGCGCAGCCCCCCGTCGACGGCGGATATGCCTCGCACGGCGGCGGGAATCTGGACGCCGACGAACACCCACAGCGAACCGTTGACCAGAAATGTTGACAGATCCCAGAAGGCGAATGTCTGCAGGCGAGACCGAGCCCGGATCACGCGCGGCCCGATGTAGGTGACGACCAGGGCGGCCACCAGCACGGCGACCACGCCGCTGCAATGTATGGCCTGAGCGAGCAGAAACGCCGCGAACGGCGTCAGCACGCTCATCCCGCCTTCCTCCAGCGGCGCGTCAAGTCGGCGACGAAGCCGGGTCACCACGATGCCCACCACGAGCCCGGCGGCGATTCCGCCGAGGTAGGCGCCAACGAAACGGCCCACCAGGGCGACCGGACCGATTGCGGGGCTGCCGGTCGCGACGGCGACGGTCACGCTGAACAGCACGAGCGCGGTGCCGTCATTGATGATGCTTTCGGCGCGCAACACCGTGAGCGGCCGGCGCGGCAGCTGCTTTGCCAGACCGGTTACCGCAGCTGCATCGGTGGGAGACAGCACGGCGCCCAGTACCGACGCCGCGTGTGGTTCCATCCCGAGCGCACGTGCTGTCGCCGACACCGCGGCCGCGGTGGCGATCACCAGGCCGACGCTGATCAACACGATCAACCGCAGATTGGCCCGGATCTCGCGGAAACTGGTGTTCAGACTTTCCCAGTACAGGATCGCCGGCAAGAACAGCAGCAACACGATCTCGCCGTCGACGCGGATGCCGCCGAACGGCGGGATCAGCCCCAGCAGGGTTCCGAATACGATGAGCAACACTGGCGGACCGACGCGATATCGCTTGCCCAGCACCGTCCCCGCGACCACGGTGGCAACAAGCGCAGCGACAACGACAAGTCCGAACACCAGCACATCCTCCGGTACGAACTGCTCGACTGTCGATCACAGCGAGGCCGCGCCAGCGAGCCGGACGCAGTGCCATAGGGTGCTCATGGTGCAGCGGTCCACGGTGCCGCAGCGAACACCGCCGGCGGCGCCATGTGCTCAGGTGGTTGAGGCGTTCCGCTCGGCGGTCGCCGGCTGGTGTCGCATCGAATAGATCTCCGCCAGGAATTGTTCGACGGCGACTGCCGCGTGCGCGGCGCGGACCGAGCCGAGGATGTCGAAAGCGTGCTGGGTCAACGGCAATTCGGCGTACACGACCGGCTGCCGACTGACCTCGCGCAGCCGTGCCACGAAGCAGCGCGCCTGTTCGACGGGAACCAGCGAGTCGCTGCGGCCATGCAAAACGAAGAAGGGGGGAGCCTCGGCGCTGACATGGGTGATCGGTGAGGCGGTGCGGAACGTCTGCAGATGCGTCGCAGGCCGCTGTTTGATCACCGACCGCACAAGCAGGCCCGGCATCATCGGATGCATCGCGTCGTCGAAGCGGGTGAAATCATAAACGCCGTAAAACGGCACCGCGGCTTGCACGCGGGTGTCGGCGGTTTCAAATCCCGGTTGAAACTGCGGATCATTGGGAGTCAGCGCCGCCAGCGAGGACAGATGACCGCCCGCTGATCCGCCGGTGATGGCGATGAAGTCGGGGTCGCCGCCGTAGTCGCTGATGTGCGCCTTGACCCAGGCCAGGGCGCGTTTGACGTCGACAATGTGATCGGGCCAGGTGTTGCGCGGGCTATGCCGATAGTTGATCGCCACACAGACCCAGCCCCGCTCCGCAAGGTGGCTCATCAACGGGTGGGCCTGTCCGCGTTTGTTTCCCGTCGTCCAGGCACCCCCGGGAATCTGCACCAGCACCGGCGCCTTTCCGGTTCGGTCCAGAGCAGGATGCCGCCAGATGTCGAGGTGGTTAGCCCTGCCGTATGGGCCGTAGCTGAGGTCGGCGTCGTGGGCATAGTCGCGATAGATCCGCATCATGCGCAGCACCCCGGGCCGCTTGGCGGCGCCGGCCGGCCGGCGCCACAGACCCGCCGAGTCGGTGCGGCGATGGGGCCCCAGGCCGCTGTCCAGCGCGGCGCTGAGCACCCTATTGGCCCGGTGGCCGGCGATGCTGAAGTTCAGCAAGCCCGCCGCGGCTGCACCCGTTACCAGCCATGACAGCGTGCGCACCGGCCGAGTCAGCCGCCGCGCCGTCAACGCCAGCCCGGCGAGCTGGGCCGCCACGAGCTGCACCGGCAGTTCGGTGCCGACCAAGCCGAAAAGCCACGCATAGAGCGAGGGGTATCCGTTGCGTGCCAGCGGCCGGTAGGCGTTGACGGTCAAGGCGGCGGCCAGCGCCGCGACCGCCAACGCCCC
This window contains:
- a CDS encoding alpha/beta hydrolase, encoding MGNGRFIHIIRQTGALAVAALAAALTVNAYRPLARNGYPSLYAWLFGLVGTELPVQLVAAQLAGLALTARRLTRPVRTLSWLVTGAAAAGLLNFSIAGHRANRVLSAALDSGLGPHRRTDSAGLWRRPAGAAKRPGVLRMMRIYRDYAHDADLSYGPYGRANHLDIWRHPALDRTGKAPVLVQIPGGAWTTGNKRGQAHPLMSHLAERGWVCVAINYRHSPRNTWPDHIVDVKRALAWVKAHISDYGGDPDFIAITGGSAGGHLSSLAALTPNDPQFQPGFETADTRVQAAVPFYGVYDFTRFDDAMHPMMPGLLVRSVIKQRPATHLQTFRTASPITHVSAEAPPFFVLHGRSDSLVPVEQARCFVARLREVSRQPVVYAELPLTQHAFDILGSVRAAHAAVAVEQFLAEIYSMRHQPATAERNASTT